A stretch of the Elephas maximus indicus isolate mEleMax1 chromosome 3, mEleMax1 primary haplotype, whole genome shotgun sequence genome encodes the following:
- the LOC126071145 gene encoding olfactory receptor 7E24-like, which yields MYLLTVLGNLLFILAVSSDPHLHTPMYFFLSNLSLADIGFTSATIPKMLMNIHTHHRIISYVNCLIQLSFFSFFGCMDNLLLTVMAYDRFVAVCQPLHYPVIMNLHLCGLFVLVSFFLSLLNSQLHCLMVSQIAFCTDVEIPHFFCDPSQLFNLTCSETTIKNILVYFIGAIFGGVPVSAILFSYTRIVFSVLRVPSSGGKYKAFSTCGSHLSVVCLFYGTAIVVYLSSAVSPAPRRGATATVMYSVVTPMLNPFIYSLRNRDIKGALQRLLSRQA from the coding sequence atgtacctgcTCACAGTGCTTGGGAACCTGCTCTTCATCCTGGCTGTGAGTTCTGACCCCCACCTCcatacccccatgtacttcttcctctccaacctttCCTTGGCTGACATTGGTTTTACCTCTGCGACAATCCCAAAGATGCTTATGAATATCCACACACACCACAGAATCATATCCTATGTCAACTGCCTGATTCAGttgtctttttttagtttttttggatGTATGGACAATCTACTCCTgacagtgatggcctatgaccggttTGTGGCCGTCTGTCAACCACTTCACTACCCAGTCATCATGAACCTCCACCTCTGtggcttgtttgttttggtgtctttttttctcaGCCTCTTGAACTCCCAGCTGCACTGCTTGATGGTGTCACAAATCGCCTTCTGCACGGATGTGGAAATTCCTCATTTTTTCTGTGATCCTTCTCAACTCTTCAACCTTACCTGTTCTGAGACCACTATAAAAAACATACTAGTATATTTTATTGGTGCCATCTTTGGTGGTGTTCCTGTCTCAGCCATCCTTTTCTCTTATACTCGaattgttttctctgttctaagaGTCCCATCATCAGGTGGGAAGTataaagccttttccacctgtggctCTCACCTGTCAGTCGTTTGCTTATTTTATGGCACAGCTATTGTAGTGTACCTGAGTTCTGCTGTCTCACCTGCTCCTAGGCGTGGTGCAACAGCCACAGTGATGTACTCTGTGGTCACCCCCATgttgaaccccttcatctacagcctgaggaacagggatATCAAAGGGGCCCTGCAGAGGCTCCTCAGCAGACAAGCATAG